The following proteins are encoded in a genomic region of Acidobacteriota bacterium:
- a CDS encoding TlpA family protein disulfide reductase, with translation MFKTFLLFSVLSIAFSSLIGCSGNAGNNLNSNNANSAQKTNSTQSKSSEYPPLPTGIAQADVELLDGSKFKVADRKGKVLLLNLWATWCGPCRAEIPELVQMQDAHRDKGFQVLGLDVGDGEGGQETIEQIKTFGEKYKVNYELARISNETTSEFYRFTKFNGVPISLLVDKEGRIRGVFMGGGPKVLGQMKEAVEKLVAEG, from the coding sequence ATTTTCGGTTCTTTCGATCGCGTTTTCAAGCCTGATCGGCTGCTCGGGGAACGCCGGGAACAACTTGAATTCCAACAACGCGAATTCAGCTCAGAAAACAAATTCCACTCAATCCAAGTCGTCTGAGTATCCTCCGCTTCCGACGGGGATCGCTCAGGCGGATGTCGAACTACTGGATGGGTCGAAATTCAAAGTTGCAGATCGAAAAGGAAAGGTCTTGCTATTGAACCTCTGGGCGACCTGGTGTGGGCCCTGCCGTGCCGAGATCCCGGAACTCGTCCAAATGCAGGATGCTCATCGTGATAAGGGCTTTCAGGTCCTGGGACTCGATGTAGGTGATGGAGAAGGCGGCCAGGAAACCATCGAGCAGATCAAGACCTTTGGTGAAAAATATAAGGTCAATTACGAATTGGCTCGCATTTCAAATGAAACCACGAGTGAGTTTTATCGATTTACAAAATTCAACGGTGTGCCGATCAGCCTCCTGGTTGATAAGGAAGGCCGTATTCGGGGCGTATTTATGGGCGGAGGCCCAAAAGTTCTGGGCCAGATGAAAGAAGCCGTTGAAAAGCTGGTGGCCGAGGGATGA